In one window of Gossypium arboreum isolate Shixiya-1 chromosome 4, ASM2569848v2, whole genome shotgun sequence DNA:
- the LOC108458305 gene encoding heavy metal-associated isoprenylated plant protein 6-like has translation MGEQKEAKPEAEKKPAADSGSKKDDGKVTAVYKIDMHCEGCAKKIKRSIKHYEGVEDVKADCGANKLTVIGKVDPAKIRDRLAEKTKKKVDLISPQPKKDAAPAGGDKKPDAEKKPEEKKEEKKPPKESTVVLKIRTHCDGCIHKIRKIILKVNGVQSVDVDGAKDLVTVKGTMDVKDIVPYLREKLRRNVEVVPPKKEDAGEKKDGGEKNDAGGDNKEKGKEAAAAGGGEKEEGGGGKKEGGEKKEGGGGEKKEGGGEKKEGGEKKEGGGEAKMEVSKMEYHGYAYPPQPMYWSGGQEYGGPSYAIEGYRNHQQYEYVDQGYMHPHPVYVNQGYMIDPRHPLHAPQMFSDENPNACSVM, from the exons ATGGGTGAG CAAAAAGAAGCTAAACCTGAAGCAGAGAAGAAGCCCGCCGCCGATTCCGGCTCTAAGAAAGATGACGGTAAGGTCACCGCCGTATACAAGATTGATATGCATTGTGAAGGCTGTGCCAAGAAGATCAAACGCTCGATTAAGCATTATGAAG GTGTGGAAGATGTGAAAGCGGATTGTGGAGCCAACAAACTAACTGTGATTGGCAAAGTGGATCCCGCCAAAATCAGAGATAGATTGGCTGAGAAAACCAAGAAGAAAGTCGACCTAATTTCTCCTCAACCTAAAAAGGATGCCGCCCCCGCCGGCGGTGATAAAAAGCCCGACGCCGAGAAGAAACCTGAAGAgaaaaaggaagagaaaaagccACCTAAAGAG AGTACGGTGGTCTTGAAGATTAGAACACATTGTGACGGTTGCATTCACAAAATTCGCAAAATCATCTTGAAAGTTAATG gAGTTCAATCAGTGGACGTGGATGGAGCTAAAGATTTAGTAACCGTAAAAGGCACAAtggacgtgaaagacatcgttcCTTATCTCAGGGAGAAGTTGAGACGAAATGTAGAGGTGGTTCCCCCTAAGAAAGAAGATGCCGGTGAGAAGAAAGACGGCGGAGAGAAGAATGACGCCGGCGGTGATAacaaagagaaaggaaaagaagctGCTGCTGCGGGCGGAGGCGAGAAGGAGGAAGGAGGAGGTGGAAAGAAGGAAGGCGGCGAGAAGAAGGAAGGAGGAGGCGGGGAGAAGAAAGAAGGCGGCGGAGAGAAGAAGGAAGGTGGGGAGAAGAAAGAAGGCGGTGGTGAAGCCAAGATGGAGGTGAGCAAGATGGAGTATCATGGATATGCGTATCCACCGCAGCCAATGTACTGGTCGGGTGGACAGGAGTACGGTGGTCCGAGTTATGCGATTGAGGGATATAGGAATCATCAGCAGTACGAATACGTGGATCAAGGGTATATGCATCCGCATCCTGTATATGTGAATCAAGGGTACATGATTGATCCACGTCATCCACTTCACGCACCTCAGATGTTCAGTGACGAAAATCCGAACGCCTGTTCTGTCATGTGA